A part of Nocardioides sp. WS12 genomic DNA contains:
- a CDS encoding DUF3263 domain-containing protein, with the protein MNAERSPHGADLTSAVPAVDHAGLSERDAAILEFERQWWKYAGAKESAVREQFDMSATRYYQVLNALIDRPEALAADPLLVRRLRRLRSQRQRQRSARRLGFEL; encoded by the coding sequence ATGAACGCCGAGCGCAGCCCCCACGGGGCCGACCTCACTTCGGCTGTCCCCGCAGTTGACCACGCGGGCCTCAGCGAGCGCGATGCCGCCATCCTCGAGTTCGAGCGCCAATGGTGGAAGTACGCCGGCGCCAAGGAGAGCGCGGTCCGCGAGCAGTTCGACATGAGCGCGACCCGCTACTACCAGGTGCTCAACGCCCTCATTGACCGTCCCGAGGCGCTTGCCGCCGACCCGCTGCTCGTTCGTCGCCTGCGCCGCCTTCGCTCGCAGCGCCAGCGCCAGCGTTCCGCGCGTCGCCTCGGCTTCGAACTGTAA
- the otsB gene encoding trehalose-phosphatase, with protein sequence MKFRSIEGEQRYDALLRVASRTVVGLDFDGTLSPIVDDPAQAHIHPDAPDVLVELAEEVAAIAVITGRPARQALDLGGLEEVGDILQAAGKELFVFGQYGNERWSSGRRRILGARPPRGLATFERDLPRALRTAGAADAFVEDKGLAVAVHTRRLPDADAAFDRLLPPLRELARVHGLVLEPGRSVIEVRSAGSHKGMVVQRLSAVLDAEGFLFAGDDLGDVEAFEALDDLEKQGMAALRVCSASHEESALIGMSDVVVHGPAGVLDLLQTFARDARARR encoded by the coding sequence GTGAAGTTCCGTTCGATCGAGGGTGAACAGAGGTACGACGCGCTGTTGCGCGTCGCTTCGCGGACCGTCGTCGGGCTCGACTTCGACGGCACCCTGTCCCCGATCGTGGACGACCCTGCTCAGGCCCACATCCACCCGGACGCTCCGGATGTCCTGGTGGAACTGGCCGAGGAGGTCGCGGCCATCGCGGTCATCACCGGTCGCCCTGCGCGCCAGGCCCTCGACCTCGGTGGTCTCGAAGAGGTCGGCGACATCCTGCAGGCCGCGGGCAAGGAACTCTTCGTCTTCGGCCAGTACGGCAACGAACGGTGGAGCTCGGGTCGCCGCCGGATCCTGGGCGCGCGCCCCCCACGGGGCCTAGCGACCTTTGAGCGCGACCTGCCCCGTGCTCTGCGTACGGCGGGCGCGGCCGACGCGTTCGTCGAGGACAAGGGACTCGCGGTGGCCGTGCACACGCGGCGGTTGCCCGACGCCGACGCTGCCTTCGACCGGCTGCTCCCGCCGCTGCGCGAGCTCGCCCGCGTGCACGGACTGGTCCTCGAACCGGGCCGCTCGGTGATTGAGGTTCGCTCGGCCGGCTCCCACAAGGGCATGGTCGTCCAGCGCCTGTCGGCCGTCCTCGATGCCGAGGGCTTCCTGTTCGCGGGTGACGACCTCGGCGACGTCGAGGCGTTCGAGGCGCTCGACGACCTCGAGAAGCAGGGGATGGCGGCGTTGCGCGTCTGTTCGGCGTCGCACGAGGAGAGCGCCCTGATCGGCATGTCGGACGTCGTGGTGCATGGCCCGGCCGGCGTACTCGACCTCCTCCAGACCTTCGCCAGAGACGCCCGCGCACGTCGCTAG
- a CDS encoding response regulator transcription factor: MRIVVADDSVLLREGLQLLLAEAGHDVVASVADGPSYVEAMLRERPDVGIVDVRMPPSHTDEGLRAAVAVRRAWPEARMLVLSQYVVVSYADDLLATGEAGVGYLLKDRVSEVGEFLAAVAAIADGGTALDPQVVRQLLNRRSDPLTALTPREREVMSLMAEGRSNAAVAEALTVTLGAVEKHTQRIFAKLGLSPDDDQSHRRVLAVVGFLRAGQAGSSG, translated from the coding sequence GTGAGGATCGTCGTCGCCGACGACTCGGTCCTTCTCCGCGAAGGGCTGCAACTGTTGCTGGCCGAGGCGGGGCACGACGTCGTGGCGTCCGTGGCCGACGGGCCGTCGTACGTCGAGGCGATGCTGCGGGAGCGACCGGACGTCGGCATCGTCGACGTGCGGATGCCTCCGAGCCACACCGACGAAGGCCTCCGGGCCGCTGTCGCCGTACGACGGGCCTGGCCGGAGGCGCGGATGCTGGTCCTGTCGCAGTACGTCGTCGTGTCCTATGCCGACGACCTGCTGGCGACGGGCGAGGCCGGCGTGGGCTACCTCCTCAAGGACCGGGTCAGTGAGGTGGGGGAGTTCCTCGCCGCCGTCGCGGCGATCGCCGACGGGGGCACGGCGTTGGACCCCCAGGTCGTGCGCCAACTGCTCAACCGGCGCAGCGACCCGTTGACGGCCCTGACCCCGCGCGAGCGGGAGGTCATGTCGCTGATGGCCGAGGGCCGGTCGAATGCGGCTGTCGCCGAGGCGCTGACGGTCACCCTGGGTGCGGTCGAGAAGCACACCCAACGGATCTTCGCGAAGCTCGGCCTCTCGCCGGACGACGACCAGTCGCACCGCCGGGTGCTGGCGGTGGTGGGATTCCTCCGCGCAGGTCAGGCGGGATCGTCGGGATAA
- a CDS encoding SGNH/GDSL hydrolase family protein, translating into MSRTRSALLAVGALAAGVGVTTGGGRELLRRQAAIARARIGKPLGEDALAADKTWKKKTYGGAPLHLLVLGDSIAAGLGAERPKDTLGARIARDLAKRLHRPVALHTAAVVGSETSALAGQLDGLAPGYVADVAVIVVGGNDVTHRVPVSTSAAQLEEAILRLRVEGTAVVVGTCPDLGALRPVPQPLRSLGSRMSKQLAAAQAEVAVRSGAHAVSLAHVVGPFFITNPDEMFSLDRFHPSALGYKRTAKALVPSVLLALGHEATVPFGHHQPRDLVAD; encoded by the coding sequence ATGAGCCGCACCCGTAGCGCCCTGCTGGCTGTCGGCGCCCTGGCGGCCGGCGTCGGGGTGACCACCGGAGGTGGTCGCGAACTGCTGCGCCGACAGGCCGCCATCGCCCGTGCCCGGATCGGCAAGCCGCTCGGCGAGGACGCGCTGGCCGCCGACAAGACCTGGAAGAAGAAGACGTACGGCGGTGCGCCTCTCCACCTGCTGGTCCTCGGTGACTCGATCGCCGCCGGGCTCGGGGCCGAACGCCCGAAGGACACCCTGGGCGCCCGGATTGCCCGGGACCTGGCGAAGCGGCTGCACCGGCCGGTGGCGCTGCACACCGCGGCGGTCGTGGGGTCGGAGACGTCGGCGCTGGCCGGCCAGCTGGACGGACTGGCGCCGGGCTACGTCGCCGATGTCGCCGTGATCGTGGTCGGCGGCAACGACGTCACCCACCGGGTGCCCGTCAGCACGTCGGCGGCGCAACTCGAGGAGGCGATCCTCCGGCTGCGGGTCGAGGGCACGGCGGTCGTGGTCGGCACCTGCCCGGACCTCGGCGCGCTGCGGCCGGTGCCGCAACCGCTGCGTTCGCTCGGTTCCCGGATGTCGAAGCAGCTCGCGGCAGCGCAGGCGGAGGTCGCCGTACGCAGCGGCGCGCATGCGGTGTCGCTCGCGCACGTCGTCGGGCCGTTCTTCATCACCAACCCCGACGAGATGTTCAGCCTGGACCGGTTCCACCCGAGCGCGCTGGGCTACAAGCGGACGGCCAAGGCACTGGTGCCGTCGGTGCTGCTCGCACTGGGTCACGAGGCGACCGTGCCGTTCGGGCACCACCAGCCGCGAGATCTCGTAGCCGACTGA
- a CDS encoding MoaD/ThiS family protein, which yields MSVSVRIPTILRTYTGGDSEVSATGATVAEILDDLDGRFAGIKGRIVDEDGKLRRFVNVYVNNDDVRFEQDLATPTPDGAEISVIPAVAGGC from the coding sequence ATGAGCGTCAGCGTCCGGATCCCCACCATCCTCCGCACCTACACGGGCGGCGACTCCGAGGTGAGCGCCACCGGCGCCACCGTCGCCGAGATCCTGGATGACCTCGACGGCCGTTTCGCTGGCATCAAGGGCCGGATCGTGGACGAGGACGGCAAGCTTCGCCGCTTCGTCAACGTCTACGTCAACAACGACGACGTGCGCTTCGAGCAGGACCTCGCGACCCCGACGCCGGACGGCGCCGAGATCTCCGTGATCCCCGCTGTCGCGGGTGGCTGCTGA
- a CDS encoding Gfo/Idh/MocA family oxidoreductase, with protein sequence MAESADVIGWGILATGKIARTFATDLAQVPGARLAAVGSRAIAPARAFADQYGDDGTRAHGTYADLLADPAVDVVYIATPHALHLDGARAAFEAGKHVLCEKPLTLRTSDAEEMVRLARTHDRFLMEAMWMACHPVVRQLQGELASGRFGAPRHLQAELGFRVDAPLTDRMFAPELGGGALLDMGIYPLTLAHLMLGEAESLSAEAVITETGVDLDIAIAGRYPGGALATMNASMTSWSSRRAAIATDLGRIEIGPQFHHPEQAVFVPGASSAEPTVLTGIEPVLGVGYGNEILEVGRCLREGLRESPLVPHAQTLTLLRQMDALRASCGIRYPDDPA encoded by the coding sequence ATGGCTGAAAGCGCCGACGTCATCGGGTGGGGCATTCTCGCGACCGGAAAGATCGCGCGCACCTTCGCCACCGACCTCGCCCAGGTCCCGGGAGCTCGCCTCGCTGCGGTCGGCTCCCGCGCGATCGCCCCTGCCCGTGCCTTCGCCGACCAGTACGGCGACGACGGGACCCGCGCCCACGGGACCTATGCCGACCTACTGGCCGACCCCGCGGTCGACGTGGTCTACATCGCCACCCCGCACGCGCTCCATCTCGACGGGGCACGGGCCGCCTTCGAGGCCGGCAAGCACGTGCTGTGCGAGAAGCCACTGACCCTGCGCACCTCCGATGCGGAGGAGATGGTCCGACTCGCGCGGACCCACGACCGGTTCCTGATGGAAGCGATGTGGATGGCCTGCCACCCGGTCGTGCGACAACTGCAGGGCGAGCTCGCCTCCGGCCGGTTCGGCGCGCCACGCCACCTCCAGGCCGAACTCGGATTCCGGGTCGACGCACCGCTGACCGACCGGATGTTCGCTCCGGAGCTCGGTGGCGGAGCGCTGCTCGACATGGGCATCTACCCCCTGACCCTCGCCCACCTGATGCTCGGCGAGGCCGAGTCGCTGTCCGCGGAGGCGGTCATCACGGAGACCGGCGTCGACCTCGACATCGCGATCGCCGGGCGCTACCCCGGCGGGGCGCTGGCCACGATGAACGCGTCGATGACGTCGTGGTCCTCGCGTCGCGCCGCGATCGCGACCGACCTGGGCCGGATCGAGATCGGGCCGCAGTTCCACCACCCCGAGCAGGCCGTCTTCGTCCCGGGCGCCAGCAGCGCGGAGCCGACGGTGCTGACGGGGATCGAACCGGTCCTCGGCGTCGGATACGGCAACGAGATCCTCGAGGTCGGCCGGTGCCTGCGCGAGGGACTGAGGGAGAGCCCCCTGGTCCCCCACGCGCAGACGCTCACGCTGCTGCGCCAGATGGACGCGCTGCGCGCGAGTTGCGGGATCCGTTATCCCGACGATCCCGCCTGA
- a CDS encoding AMP-binding protein produces the protein MTPTTETAARPINLADVIEVMADSVPDRPAVFTADRVWTFAEVDERSTRLANHLVGLGIQPGEHVAVHATNRIEWVDALYGCLKARAVPININFKYLRDELAYLYDNADCVAAIIAPEYVDALAELDTPTLRHLVVLGEEYDAALAAASPERQITGRTADDHYVLYTGGTTGNPKGVVWRNEDLIRAALNAARYGAPLDSVEQLATEAIAVENPMVLLACGPMMHGGSQWILGNGHVAGQTIALYTEPTFDAAKILDLVEKAKVVSMTFLGDAMGRPVAEAILAEPDRWDLSSLAAVSNGAAPLSEGVRAEIRQALPGRFILDSYGASESGATGSRIDDGTEGAVGAPRFTVDDRVQVFDTDLKPCPPGVDGMLGRSGPVPLGYYKDPVKTAATFKEIDGVRWAIPGDFARREEDGTVTVLGRGSVCINTGGEKVHPEEVEAVLLRHEDVFDAVVVGTPHERWGQQVTALVQRRDGSTMSEDDVRDHCRSLISNYKVPKTVLFIDEVPRTPVSKVDYPASAVLAAELLG, from the coding sequence GTGACCCCCACCACAGAGACCGCCGCCCGTCCGATCAACCTCGCCGATGTCATCGAGGTGATGGCGGACTCGGTACCGGACCGACCCGCGGTGTTCACCGCAGACCGCGTCTGGACGTTCGCGGAGGTCGACGAGCGGTCCACGCGACTGGCCAACCACCTGGTCGGCCTGGGCATCCAGCCGGGCGAGCACGTCGCGGTCCACGCCACCAACCGGATCGAGTGGGTCGACGCGCTCTACGGCTGCCTGAAGGCCCGCGCGGTCCCGATCAACATCAACTTCAAGTACCTGCGCGACGAGCTGGCGTACCTCTACGACAACGCCGACTGCGTCGCCGCCATCATCGCGCCGGAGTACGTCGACGCACTGGCCGAGCTGGACACCCCGACCCTGCGGCACCTCGTCGTGCTCGGTGAGGAGTACGACGCCGCGCTGGCCGCCGCGTCGCCCGAGCGCCAGATCACCGGCCGCACGGCCGACGACCACTACGTCCTCTACACGGGCGGCACGACCGGCAACCCGAAGGGCGTCGTGTGGCGCAATGAGGACCTGATCCGCGCGGCCCTCAACGCGGCTCGCTACGGCGCCCCGCTCGACTCGGTCGAGCAGTTGGCGACCGAGGCGATTGCCGTCGAGAACCCGATGGTGCTGCTGGCCTGCGGCCCGATGATGCACGGTGGCAGCCAGTGGATCCTCGGCAACGGGCACGTGGCAGGACAGACGATCGCGCTCTACACCGAGCCCACCTTCGACGCCGCGAAGATCCTCGACCTGGTCGAGAAGGCGAAGGTCGTGTCGATGACCTTCCTCGGCGACGCGATGGGGCGACCGGTGGCCGAGGCGATCCTCGCGGAGCCCGACCGGTGGGACCTCTCGAGCCTGGCGGCCGTGTCCAACGGTGCCGCTCCCCTGTCCGAAGGCGTGCGCGCCGAGATCCGCCAGGCCCTTCCCGGCCGCTTCATCCTCGACTCGTACGGCGCCTCGGAGTCCGGCGCGACCGGGTCCCGGATCGACGACGGCACCGAGGGCGCCGTCGGCGCACCCCGATTCACCGTCGATGACCGCGTGCAGGTCTTCGACACCGACCTCAAGCCGTGCCCGCCGGGAGTCGACGGCATGCTGGGCCGCTCGGGCCCGGTGCCGCTGGGCTACTACAAGGACCCGGTGAAGACGGCCGCGACGTTCAAGGAGATCGACGGCGTGCGCTGGGCGATCCCGGGCGACTTCGCGCGCCGCGAGGAGGACGGCACGGTCACCGTGCTCGGCCGCGGTTCGGTCTGCATCAACACCGGCGGCGAGAAGGTGCACCCCGAGGAGGTCGAGGCGGTGCTGCTGCGCCACGAGGACGTCTTCGATGCCGTCGTCGTCGGCACCCCGCACGAACGCTGGGGCCAGCAGGTGACGGCACTGGTGCAGCGCCGCGACGGCTCCACGATGTCCGAGGACGACGTCCGCGACCACTGCCGCTCACTCATCTCCAACTACAAGGTGCCCAAGACGGTGCTGTTCATCGACGAGGTGCCGCGCACCCCGGTCAGCAAGGTCGACTACCCGGCGAGCGCCGTACTGGCGGCCGAACTGCTCGGCTGA
- the thrC gene encoding threonine synthase, which produces MSVLTEAAESSEPTAKPGLRAGAFGHATNLACRECGHKVELGPFYACPECFGPLEIAYDFPAITREEIEAGPANIWRYKALLPVPTDIEDSPNTEPGYTRLLKADNLGRELGITNLWVKDDSTNPTNSFKDRVVACALSAARELDAKVFACPSTGNLANAVAAAGARAGIKTVVFIPSNLEQPKQVNSAIFTENLVAVDGNYDDVNKLASEIAGEEEGWAFVNVNVRPYYAEGSKTLGYEIAEQLGWRLPDQIVIPVASGSQLTKVDKAFQELIKLGLVEEKPYRIFGAQAEGCGPVATAFKAGVDAIRPVKPDTIAKSLAIGNPADGIYVLDIARRTGGSVEEVTDDEIRTGIVDLARTEGIFTETAGGTTVAVTRKLVETGQLDPNLETVVINTGHGLKTLDAISGQVSAAATIAPTYAAFKATGL; this is translated from the coding sequence ATGAGTGTTCTGACTGAAGCAGCTGAATCCAGCGAGCCGACGGCGAAGCCCGGACTTCGCGCTGGCGCCTTTGGCCACGCCACCAACCTGGCCTGCCGCGAGTGCGGTCACAAGGTCGAGCTCGGCCCGTTCTACGCCTGTCCGGAGTGTTTCGGCCCGCTGGAGATCGCCTACGACTTCCCGGCCATCACCCGCGAGGAGATCGAGGCCGGCCCGGCCAACATCTGGCGCTACAAGGCCCTGCTGCCGGTCCCGACCGACATCGAGGACAGCCCCAACACCGAGCCGGGCTACACCCGCCTGCTGAAGGCCGACAACCTCGGACGCGAACTCGGCATCACGAACCTGTGGGTGAAGGACGACTCCACCAACCCCACCAACTCCTTCAAGGACCGTGTTGTGGCCTGCGCCCTGAGCGCGGCCCGCGAGCTCGACGCCAAGGTCTTCGCCTGCCCGTCCACGGGCAACCTGGCCAACGCGGTCGCGGCCGCCGGCGCCCGTGCCGGGATCAAGACGGTCGTCTTCATCCCGAGCAACCTCGAGCAGCCCAAGCAGGTCAACTCGGCGATCTTCACCGAGAACCTCGTTGCGGTCGACGGCAACTACGACGACGTGAACAAGCTCGCCTCGGAGATCGCGGGCGAAGAGGAGGGCTGGGCGTTCGTCAACGTCAACGTCCGCCCCTACTACGCCGAGGGCTCCAAGACGCTGGGCTACGAGATCGCCGAACAGCTCGGCTGGCGCCTGCCTGACCAGATCGTCATCCCGGTCGCGTCCGGCTCGCAGCTCACCAAGGTCGACAAGGCCTTCCAGGAACTGATCAAGCTCGGCCTCGTCGAGGAGAAGCCCTACCGCATCTTCGGTGCCCAGGCCGAGGGCTGTGGCCCCGTCGCAACCGCCTTCAAGGCCGGCGTCGACGCGATCCGTCCGGTCAAGCCCGACACGATCGCCAAGAGCCTGGCCATCGGCAACCCGGCCGACGGCATCTATGTCCTCGACATCGCCCGCCGCACCGGCGGCAGCGTCGAGGAGGTCACCGACGACGAGATCCGTACGGGCATTGTCGACCTCGCCCGCACCGAGGGCATCTTCACCGAGACCGCCGGCGGCACCACCGTCGCGGTGACCCGCAAGCTGGTCGAGACCGGCCAGCTCGACCCCAACCTCGAGACCGTTGTGATCAACACCGGCCACGGACTGAAGACGCTCGACGCGATCTCCGGCCAGGTCAGCGCGGCGGCCACCATTGCTCCGACCTACGCGGCCTTCAAGGCCACTGGTCTCTGA
- a CDS encoding SigE family RNA polymerase sigma factor gives MSTDEESFRRWAGERQLALLRTATLLTGDRQRAEDLVQEALTKVALRWRRLRDDNPEGYARQIIVRDNISAWRKRRREVVVDQVPRVVVPDHTAASERRLLLDEALATLTPRQRAVVVLRYYDDLTERAAAEALGVSVGTVKSQTHLALSRLREAAPELAELLREES, from the coding sequence ATGAGCACCGATGAGGAGTCGTTCCGCCGCTGGGCGGGGGAGCGTCAGCTCGCGTTGCTGCGGACGGCGACCTTGCTCACCGGTGACCGGCAGCGGGCCGAGGACCTGGTCCAGGAGGCGCTGACGAAGGTGGCGCTGCGCTGGCGCCGGCTGCGCGACGACAACCCCGAGGGGTACGCCCGGCAGATCATCGTGCGCGACAACATCTCGGCCTGGCGCAAGCGGCGCCGTGAGGTCGTGGTCGACCAGGTGCCACGCGTCGTCGTACCCGACCACACGGCTGCCTCCGAGCGCCGACTGCTGCTCGACGAGGCACTGGCCACGCTGACGCCGCGGCAACGTGCGGTGGTCGTGCTGCGCTACTACGACGACCTCACCGAGCGGGCCGCTGCCGAAGCGCTCGGTGTCAGCGTCGGCACCGTGAAGAGCCAGACCCACCTCGCGCTGTCCCGGTTGCGCGAAGCCGCGCCCGAGCTCGCCGAACTCCTGCGAGAGGAGAGTTGA
- a CDS encoding YciI family protein, with the protein MTEYAVLLTADENLWENASDEDKVAMFGRHEEFSRLLAERGHTVTAGAELTHSRQAKFIRRGADDAITVTDGPFAESVEQLGGFYSVQSDDLDDLLEICSVLADGTTTVEVRPAVDHSAAS; encoded by the coding sequence ATGACCGAGTACGCCGTCCTGCTGACCGCTGACGAGAACCTCTGGGAGAACGCGTCCGACGAGGACAAGGTCGCAATGTTCGGCCGGCACGAGGAGTTCTCGCGCCTGCTCGCCGAGCGCGGTCACACCGTGACCGCCGGCGCCGAACTGACCCACTCGCGCCAGGCGAAGTTCATCCGTCGCGGTGCCGACGACGCCATCACCGTCACCGACGGCCCGTTCGCCGAGTCCGTCGAGCAGCTCGGCGGGTTCTACTCCGTGCAGAGCGACGACCTCGACGACCTGCTCGAGATCTGCTCCGTGCTCGCGGACGGGACCACCACGGTCGAGGTCCGCCCCGCCGTCGACCACTCGGCAGCCAGCTGA
- a CDS encoding DUF6596 domain-containing protein has product MSERDQHVMADGGDVLIDERLRLVLLCAHPRLSREAAAALTLRLVMGVPTEEIARLFLVPTATMAARLTRARKKLAGAEFTIPPPSALVARVAVVADIAYLAFTAGYAPGSGADVLRPEPAGEALRLVRVLRSVLPADVDRSELDALLALMIFQHARRDARVRDGELVLLPDQDRGRWHFDEIHEAMALLTPLTAAPAAPYLLQALVAAEHSITASAEETAWDRIVQRYDELLALAPTPVTRLNRAVAVAERDGPAAGLAALEGVALPGHRLPAVRAELLLRSGRPAEALKAYDAAIALCRNEAERTHLRARRDQAIW; this is encoded by the coding sequence GTGAGCGAGCGGGATCAGCACGTGATGGCGGACGGAGGCGACGTGCTCATCGACGAACGACTGCGCCTCGTCCTGCTCTGCGCCCACCCCCGCCTGTCGCGGGAGGCCGCCGCAGCGCTGACCCTGCGGCTGGTGATGGGTGTGCCGACCGAGGAGATCGCCCGCCTGTTCCTGGTGCCCACGGCCACAATGGCCGCGCGGCTGACCCGCGCCCGCAAGAAGCTCGCGGGCGCGGAGTTCACCATCCCGCCGCCGTCCGCCCTCGTGGCGCGCGTCGCGGTCGTGGCCGACATCGCCTACCTCGCGTTCACAGCCGGGTACGCCCCCGGCTCCGGCGCCGACGTACTCCGTCCCGAGCCGGCAGGCGAGGCCCTCCGGCTGGTGCGTGTCCTGCGGTCGGTGCTCCCTGCGGACGTCGACAGATCCGAGCTCGACGCCCTGCTGGCACTGATGATCTTCCAGCACGCACGCCGCGACGCACGCGTGCGGGACGGCGAACTGGTACTGCTGCCGGATCAGGACCGCGGCCGCTGGCACTTCGACGAGATCCACGAAGCCATGGCGCTGCTGACCCCACTGACGGCGGCGCCCGCCGCGCCGTACCTCCTGCAGGCGCTGGTCGCCGCCGAGCACTCGATCACCGCCTCCGCCGAGGAGACGGCCTGGGACCGGATCGTGCAGCGGTACGACGAACTGCTGGCCCTCGCCCCGACGCCCGTCACGCGGCTCAACCGCGCCGTCGCCGTCGCCGAGCGCGATGGCCCGGCGGCAGGACTGGCAGCTCTGGAAGGCGTTGCCCTGCCCGGGCACCGGCTCCCCGCCGTTCGGGCGGAACTGTTGCTGCGATCGGGCCGTCCCGCCGAGGCGCTCAAGGCGTACGACGCCGCGATCGCCCTGTGCCGCAACGAAGCCGAGCGCACCCATCTCCGGGCGCGGCGCGACCAAGCGATTTGGTGA
- a CDS encoding OsmC family protein, protein MTDHHYALDLVWQGNRGSGTSGYRDYGRDVTLRAAGKPDLLGSADPTFRGDATRWNPEEMLLAALAQCHLLSYLHSAVLHGIVVTAYDDSPVGVMEQSGHGGHFTSVTLRPRVTITDPAHVDLAREIHGEASRNCFIAASVNFPVLHEPEIRLA, encoded by the coding sequence GTGACCGACCACCACTACGCGCTGGATCTCGTCTGGCAGGGCAACCGCGGGTCCGGGACCAGCGGCTACCGCGACTACGGCCGCGACGTGACGCTGCGGGCGGCCGGCAAGCCGGACCTGCTCGGCTCGGCCGATCCGACCTTCCGCGGCGACGCCACCCGCTGGAATCCCGAGGAAATGCTGCTCGCCGCGCTGGCCCAGTGCCACCTGCTGTCCTACCTGCACTCGGCCGTGCTGCACGGCATCGTCGTGACCGCGTACGACGACAGCCCGGTCGGGGTGATGGAACAGTCAGGTCACGGTGGGCACTTCACCTCGGTCACCCTGCGTCCGCGGGTGACCATCACCGATCCCGCCCACGTGGATCTCGCGCGGGAGATCCACGGTGAGGCCAGCCGCAACTGCTTCATCGCGGCGTCCGTGAACTTCCCGGTGCTGCACGAACCGGAGATCAGGCTCGCTTGA
- a CDS encoding LytR C-terminal domain-containing protein — translation MTSHRTQRGAVLPSPVVLLSILAVALAAIAFVATRGGEPAERDISATKAAATPSDTATSAGASSTPTTPVQEKPKPKPVVRNDHPVVVFNNTSIKGLAARVSEKVKDAGWTVSAADNWYGTVPATTVYYPKGKKAAAQLLALDLGVARIKPADTDADMSSTNLTLILTGDL, via the coding sequence ATGACCAGCCACCGGACCCAGCGCGGCGCCGTCCTCCCGTCTCCGGTGGTGCTGCTCAGCATCCTTGCCGTCGCCCTGGCCGCGATTGCCTTCGTCGCCACCCGCGGCGGCGAGCCCGCTGAGCGCGACATCTCCGCGACCAAGGCCGCCGCGACGCCCAGCGACACCGCGACCTCGGCGGGCGCCTCGTCGACTCCGACCACGCCGGTCCAGGAGAAGCCGAAGCCCAAGCCGGTCGTTCGCAACGATCACCCGGTCGTCGTCTTCAACAACACCTCGATCAAGGGCCTCGCCGCCCGCGTGTCCGAGAAGGTCAAGGACGCCGGCTGGACCGTCTCTGCCGCCGACAACTGGTACGGCACCGTGCCGGCCACGACGGTCTACTACCCGAAGGGCAAGAAGGCTGCCGCGCAGCTCCTCGCCCTCGACCTCGGCGTGGCCCGGATCAAGCCGGCCGACACCGACGCCGACATGAGTTCGACCAACCTCACGCTGATCCTCACCGGCGACCTCTGA